The following proteins are co-located in the Planctomycetaceae bacterium genome:
- a CDS encoding FAD-dependent oxidoreductase, translated as MPKQQDYDVIIVGGGPAGLAAALYSARDRYSTLVLEKNGLPGGQIMLTDRIENYPGYEKISGPDLVQHQRDQVEAFGAHVAVNESVTTLARRDDGKLTVEVNKGESVYTARAVILAPGSDYRQLGVPGEEQMRQAGKVSYCATCDGAFYRDKHVLTVGGGNTAVEDTIYLAQRFAGKTTMIHRRKEFRAQQVLVEELYETAKKKNIDVLLPYVLEAIVPDEAGEQIDHVVLRNLQTDQAQDLKVDGVFVFVGMVPNTDFLKGAVTMNAAGYIVCDCTTLKTSMPGVFVAGDCRQQAAMQLATACGDGVVAAMMVKDYFRNPEGWAQKAAPESGLVEGW; from the coding sequence ATGCCCAAGCAGCAGGACTATGACGTGATCATCGTCGGCGGCGGACCGGCCGGTCTGGCCGCGGCCCTCTACTCCGCCCGCGACCGCTACAGCACGCTGGTGCTCGAAAAGAACGGTCTGCCCGGCGGGCAGATCATGCTCACCGACCGCATCGAGAACTACCCCGGATACGAGAAGATCTCCGGGCCCGATCTCGTCCAGCACCAGCGCGACCAGGTCGAGGCCTTCGGCGCTCACGTGGCCGTCAACGAATCGGTCACGACTCTGGCCCGCCGCGACGACGGAAAGCTCACCGTCGAGGTCAACAAGGGCGAAAGCGTCTATACCGCCCGGGCTGTCATCCTCGCACCCGGCAGCGACTACCGCCAGCTCGGCGTACCCGGCGAAGAGCAGATGCGCCAGGCCGGCAAGGTCAGCTACTGCGCCACCTGCGACGGGGCGTTCTATCGCGACAAGCACGTGTTGACCGTCGGCGGAGGCAACACGGCTGTCGAGGACACCATCTATCTCGCCCAGCGATTCGCGGGCAAGACGACGATGATCCACCGCCGCAAGGAATTCCGCGCCCAGCAGGTGCTCGTCGAGGAGCTTTACGAGACGGCCAAGAAGAAGAACATCGACGTGCTCCTGCCGTACGTGCTCGAGGCCATCGTGCCCGACGAGGCCGGCGAGCAGATCGACCACGTCGTGCTGCGCAACCTCCAGACCGATCAGGCGCAGGATCTCAAGGTCGACGGCGTGTTCGTCTTCGTGGGCATGGTGCCCAATACCGACTTCCTCAAAGGCGCCGTCACCATGAACGCCGCCGGATATATCGTCTGCGACTGCACGACGCTCAAGACGTCCATGCCCGGCGTGTTCGTGGCTGGCGACTGCCGCCAGCAGGCCGCCATGCAACTCGCCACCGCCTGCGGCGACGGCGTGGTGGCCGCCATGATGGTCAAAGACTACTTCCGCAACCCCGAAGGCTGGGCCCAGAAAGCCGCCCCCGAAAGCGGGCTGGTCGAAGGCTGGTGA